The following DNA comes from Candidatus Binatia bacterium.
TGTCACCCGGACATAATCCTCGCGTCCCGGCTGCGAGGCGACGTTTTGGCCTAGACGCGCCCACATGGTGCGCCGGGGCGCGAAGATAGCGCCGCGGTCTTCACCGCCGAGGACACGGATGAGCGGCGCGCCGAAAACCTCGAAAATCACGAGCGCCGAGACCGGATGGCCAGGAAGCCCGAGGACGGGCTTG
Coding sequences within:
- a CDS encoding molybdopterin molybdenumtransferase MoeA, coding for KPVLGLPGHPVSALVIFEVFGAPLIRVLGGEDRGAIFAPRRTMWARLGQNVASQPGREDYVRVTLAQRDDYCVASPMAGKSGAIFNLVKADGLVRVPASAEGLNEGTEVEVILL